Part of the Notamacropus eugenii isolate mMacEug1 chromosome 5, mMacEug1.pri_v2, whole genome shotgun sequence genome is shown below.
gccttagtgttccaattttcctacatcctctccaacatttatcatttttcttttttgtcgtattagccaatctgattgatATGAAGTGATATTTCAGAGTGGTTTTAGTTCACATTTCTCTAAGCAAAAGCTATTTAGAGCTCTTCTTTATAtgcttatagatagctttgatttcttcatctgaaaactgtctattcatgtcctttgactattgatcaactgtgaaatagCTTGTATTCTCagaaatttgacttagttctctctgtatttgagaaatgagacctccATCAGAGACATTtgttgtaaagattgtttcccagctttctgctttccttctaatattggttgcattggttttgtttttacacaagctttttaatttaatatgatcaaaaatatttatttgacattttgtaatgttctctatctcttgcttggagATGAATTCTTcttcccatagatctgacaagtagactctttcttgctcttctaattttgtttcattgtctatggtaccttttagcaaggtgtagtttccttctctatttcttttaattaggtctagttttaattttactttgtctaagatcaggattgccacccctgttttttttttctttttactttaactgaagcataatagaatCTCCTCCAGCCccttacatttactttgtgtgtgtctctctgcttcaagtgtgtttcttgtaagcatcATATTGTAGGACTCTCATTTCTGATATACTCTGcaatctgtttccattttatgaaagTTCATCCACAGCTATGATTATAacttgtgtatttccttccatcctattcttcctcctgtttgtcctttcctttcactctttcccttctcatgtgttttgcttctgtctaccacctacctgatctgccctcccttctgtcagtccccaCCCAGCCCCCATTTACTTAATCTCCttaccccctactttcctatcaggtaagagagatttctatgtTCAGCTGACTGTGTATAATATTCCCTCTTTGATCCAATACTGAGGAGAGTAAGGCTCAAGCAATATCCATTGCTGCCCCCTCCCCCTGTATTCCCCATCCACTGCAATAGGTCCTTCTCACCTCTTCTTGGGGGACAATTTAGCCCATTATACCTCTCACTTTTTTCTACACCCACtggtactcctctttctcatcccttaactTTATTAtgtcattccttcaaattcacGTTCTActcataccctctgtctatgtatattccttctatttGTACtgttagtgatacaatttttaagagttacaagtatcatcttcctgtgtaggaatgtaaacagtgttAGCTCTGTTGAAtcccttgtattttcttttccctttttgcccatttatgtttctcttgggtctAGATATAGAAGGTCAAATTTTTGATTTGGTTCTAGTCTTCTCCTATGAAACactgaaatccttctatttcattgaatgaccatttttccccttgatgcttaattttgccaggtcagtgattcttgtttgtagtcctatctcctttgtcctctggaatataatgttccatgacctcctgtcctttaatgttgcagctgccaagTCCTATGTGATTCTGATTGTGACTCTctaatatctgaattgtttctttttggctacttcccggtatttttttccctgacctgatagttctgaaatttgtaCAAAATCCtccttggggtttttattttggaatctcttccctgaggtgatcagtggattctttcaatgcctattttgccctctggttccaggatatcagggcacttttccatGATAATTGCTTGAAAGCTTCTGCCAAGGTCCTCCTTTtttcagttgttgttgttttttttggttttttttataagatattttacattttttctatttttttcattcatttaaacttGCTTGCttcatgatgtctcatagagtcattagtttctacttgcccaattctaatttttaagttcttgttttcctcagttatcttttgtactttctttcccatttggTCAATTATACTTTTCAAAGAggtttttcttcagtggatttttgcatctccttttccatttagcaaattctactttttaagcagttttgcaaactgttgactttttttcataattctcttgcatcactctcatttcttttcccaactttttgtctgcctctcttatatgatttttaaagctccttttttgatctttttcatgacttctttctgggcttgaaaccacttctcatttttcttcaggCTTTTTTGACACTGTTGTTCTTTGATGAGCTTATCTTGGTTtttcataataactttctatgaccagattccttttttgttgttttttttactcatttttttctcctttcccttttccattcttttaaattttatcttgctTCTAGGGTGGAACAAACTCTGTCTCAAGCTTCTTGTGCCAGTGGCTGCAGGCCCTGACTGTTTACTTGATGCTGTGCTAATGTTGCCCTGAGGGCTATGGGGGACCATCATGTCTGGTACTGTATTGCAGGGGTCATCTAGCAGCTTACCTGGTGCCAAGCTATGGTCCCAGTCGTGGTGTGTTGTGTGTGCTGAGACCAGGTGGAGTTTCTCTGCATTttcctggggctacactgaagcacgtGGAAGTCTAGCCCCTGGAGGATGTCTGTTTGCCCTGGGCTGTGCTGAAACACATAGAGGTCTGTCTGTTAAAGGACTTCTGTCCTCCCAGGGCTACAATGAAGCTCATGAGGATTTGTTGAAGGAATGGGGGTATTTAGCCAGCTGCTATAGCCAGCTCAGTGGAGAGACCCCCGACCAGTGGGATGTCTCAATCTCAGGCACACAGTGATAAGGCAGGAGAAGAGATGTTAACAAACTCTGTTTATTATTTGTAAGTACAAGCCTTATATGCTGTGCAGCCTTAAGTTCCTTGTGGCAAGCTCGTGCTGTGATTACTTTCACCAACAAAAGCAGGTCCCAATGACTGCCTCGGGATGTTTGTCAAATACTAAGATGTTTACCTAAGACCCGAAAGCCTTGGGGCTATTGTATAAGATCCCAGAGGGCCGAACCATCAACCTTTGCTCCATTAGAACAATAGAGTGGGTTTATCAGGCCATCATGAACTCATGGAACTGTTGTGGTCCTCAACAGCTCCCTACAGCCAGCAGAAAAGACTTGGGAGAACAAGATGACTATGCTTAGATATAGGAAGAGCAAAAGAAATGTTAGTCTTGTCCTGCTTAGCTCTAGAGGAAAGACAGAGGAGCAGGAGATGGGAGCTGTAAACTGGCTGATTTTTGTTTGACTCCAAAATAAGAGCTTTCCAAATAGTGAATAATCTGTTACAGATTAATGGATTCTCTTACTAGAGAATTTCAAAAAGAGGCCAAGTAACCACTTATGAGGGATAGTATACAAGGAACTCTTTCTTATTCACAAGTTGATCTCTATGATTCTGAGATCCTTCCAAGCTTGAtatttgtgattctgtgaatctCATAGCCCACTGAAATTTCATGACATTTTAGAGGGTGCCTGGTCCAACCATGCTATCTtagaggtatatgaatgtagacCCTAGgattacaaagataaataaggcaGTGTATGAATTGATCTTAAGCTCTGTACCTGGCTATATAGACAGATTCTTCTGTTTTGtgccatttttcttctcaaatttgCTTTCTTACATCTTAGGTTAGACCTATGCATTCAGTCTTTAAAGGGGTTCTATAGTAGTGGTAGTTGCAGCAGGAGCAACAGGAGCAGCaccagtagtagtagcagtagtaacagtattagtagtagtagcagtagtagtagtagtagtagtagtagtagtagtaggagtcaTGGTTGGGGTGATAATGGTGGTAGTTGTAGCAGTGCTGGTGGTGATAGTGGTAATAGTTGTTGCTGTCAGTATTCATAGAGATCACAAGCTCCCagccttttgcctctctttgcttccccagggcttagcacagctcctggaacaaatgtttattgattaatataacacttaaaggtttataaagtatgttacatttgttttcttgtttgatcctcacaacaactctcttcctctccctcctctgtgcCCCAGGGTCATTAAGATCATTGATGATCCCTCCTATCCAAGTAAACACTTACCTCAAAATAAGGCCTGAACAAAAAAGATGATCAGTAAGTGAAGAATGAAAATCCTCTTGTTTGGAACACCTAAAATAAACAACTAGAATCTAATACAGAATTAGAAGGCTGAATATAGACTAAAGGTTTAAAGAGCCAATTATGTAGCATAGTATGAGCAATCATTCTCAGTCTCTGCTGAAGACATGGACTGATGTCACAACAGGGGGGAATAAAGTTAAAAATCGGGATGATATTCCTTACTGCATGAGTTTTAAGGGCCCAGATGAGCTTCTCATGTTTGTAACTCCAGTCTGTTTTATGAGAATGATCTTTTCCCTCACCTTACATGAAATGTGATCTAGGAGCATAATAGGGTGGAACATTTTCAGACAGAAGAGGCTGGTGCTACAGTTCTGTGTGGttctatggtgctttaaggcttgcaaaatactttatacattttctcattctgtCTTCACAACACtgaggtagatactgttattatctcaattttacatcTAAGGAAACTCAGgaggagagaggttaaatgactttcccagagtcaaacagctatgtctgaggcagcatttgaactcagatctttctgacttcaagtgcAAAACTCTGTCTACTACACCACTTAGTTAccttgcaatattttttaaacCGGTTCAGGGACTAGAAAGGAAAGGGATCTGGTGGGAGATCAGTAGTTTGCCTCACTGGCTATGTTCTTTGAGAGGTGGCTAGGTACCTGAGCAAGAGAGGGAATGAACAACATGAACCTCTGAGATAGTCATGACAGATCAAAACATCTCCTTAGAGCTCTCAGGAACTCAATGCCTGTGGTGAATCTCTGGAGCAGGGAGGGGGAAGTTTCCCATGGGGGCAGTAGTGAGCAAAAGGCACTCTTAGATAAATAGTCCTGGGAGGTCCCATGAAGACATCTCTTCGATCCTCACTGCAAAGCAGGAAAGGAAGAGTGAGTTTtctgagaagcagagaaaaggcCTGGGCTATAGAATTTGCTGACCTTAGAAAGTAGCTGAGTAGGAAAGTAGGAAGTAGCTGAGAATGAATATTGGGTTCTAGATCCAGAAGCTGTTTCCTGAAGGTCAGTGTCTTATTTGGtgtgggtaggggtgggggaaggagaaggagaagagaactcACTATTGGGTCATCCTTCCAAAGTAAGGGAGGTGGGGAGCCttgttgttcagttttgtcttgcttttttgaccccatttgggttttcttggcaaagatattgaagtggtttgccatttccttctccagctcattttatagatgagaaaactgaggcaaatagggttaagtgacttaatcctgtgacagggtcacacagctagcaattatCTGAGTACAGAagtgaattcagaaagatgagtctttatctactgtgccacttagctgttccACCCTACCTCCATCTCTGCGgcaaccaaaaaagaaacaaactctaGTGGAGCAGAAAAGTCCCTCACTTAGTTGCTGTCACTTTGGACAATTCACAGCCCTTCCATGGCCCAGtttaaatatctgtaaaaaggtgTCTGGAACAAGTGATCCTTCAGGTGCTTTCCAGTTCTGACGTTCTGTAATTCCATGATTCTTTAATCCATTCTTCATCAAAGAccttcaaggtctttgagttgAGGGTGGAGCATGCTACTCAATTTACTACAAacttttgtgatgtcattttggtcctcttggaaaaggaaggacaacaacccagAATACCTAATATTTACCTTTCTGATCTTCATAGGATTCTGGGATAAAAGCAGGTATGGAAAGATAAGGGAAGGAACATTATTAGGCATCTTGTTGAGACttaattttattccatttcttgCATGTGAAAATAACTCCCTGCCCTGCTTTCTTAAACAGTCTTCATGCTTATCCCTCTATGTATTGTCCATCCTCTTCTATGCCTTCCTTCCCTATAACTTGGCTCATGCTCCTCTCCACTCTCCAAACTGGGCTCCCTTTTCTGCTTCCCCTGGGGGAGAAATTGTCCAGGCTCACCTCTGTCTTTAGATAGCAATGCACACTAATCTAACCTGACGGCTTTTTGGATCATgttggtgctggtgctggtgctggtgctggtgctggtgctggtgctgctgctgctgctgctgctgctgctgctgctgatgatgatgatgatgatgatgatgatgatagctcaCATTAATAGAGTGTTGAAGGggtgcaaaatattttacagttattatcccacttgatcctcataataatattgtaaagcagatactgttattatccttattttatagctgaggaaattttGGGTAAATGACCAAATCATCTGGCTAGTCTGCATCTGAGGTAGGAAATGACCTCTTGTACCTTTGACTCTATCAGCAACAGAACATCCACTGCATCATTGAAATTGGGAGATAAATAGGGAGATTGGGAGACAGAAGAGGCCCCTCTGAGTCTCTCTCACTCCACTGGCCTAGCCTTATTTCCCTTCACTCTATATATCTAATGCTCTGCCCTCAAACCCCATCTATCCAAAGGCCCTGGGGAGACAATAGTTCTCTAATAATTCTCAGTTCAAGCCACAACCTCTACCATCCATCCAAAACAAGTGCCCTTGGCCAAGTGTGCTTTTCTCATGATGACTGGCACTGACCCAGCATTGGACTGAATGCCATTGAAGACAGTTCTTCAACTGAACTCTGTCCACAGGAGCAAACTCAAGGGTCTCTGTGTCTCCCTGCCTTTAGTTAGCATGTCTTTATCAATTCCACTCTCATTAGTTGTCTTTCTTCATTATTCTCTCCTGAAGTACCTCTCTAGTCTTCCTCTATTTGCTTCTGTTTCAGGCACTAAAAGCCAACTACATTTAGGCTCAGGAGTGAACAATGTAAACTTGATGAGGAGTGGATTTTTGGAAGTGGTACCAAGAAGAAAGCAGTAAGTCAATTGCAAATTAGAGAAAAAACAATCGTCAAGAATGTAGCTAATAACAAGTCTGGGAACACAGTGGTGCACCaaatgttttgttatgtttttctttctctctaaatacatttaatatttgtcccccaaattaaaagtaaaaacaattttaacattcatttttttaatttgatttctaaattttttctcccttcctccctctccttatcCCTcatttgaaaaggcaaacaatttgatacaggttagaAAACAGAGACCAAGCAAATCCCCCCCAAAATGAAGtgcttttttaaagtatgttttgTTCTCCATTCCATCTCCATCagtttctctggatatggatactATTTTTCACCaagagtccttcagaactgttttgaatcattgcattgctgagaaaagccaagTCACTTACTGTGCTTCATTGCCCAAAactgctgttactatgcacaatgttGTCCTGGCTCTGCtaattcattttgcatcagttcaggtaagtttttccaaatttttccaagaatttcctgctcattatttctgaTAGGACAACAGTATTCCTTCAGAGTAATATActcagtttgttcagtcattccccaatagatagaCATTGCTTCAATTTCCAATAATTTGCCACCACTAAAggtgctgcaataaatatttttgtacatataggtcctttccttttttcttttttataaaatttctttGGGATTCAATACagttaaattgttttcctttcctatATGGGAAGCTGATACttctaactcttgagaattttctcattattagggcagtttgTAGGAGTATAAATAAGGGtataggtgtgagttgaatatgatggaattatatctaaaaatataaaattaaggagtggtatttctggatcaaatggtatgcacagtttgatcaccctttgggcatggttccaaattgctctacataatGGTTGAATTGGTTCCCAACTCCATGAACAATgcattaatatattaatttttcatttagcattttccttttctgacatattagccaatctaaaaGGTGTGAgttggtaactcagagttgttttaatttgcatttctctaatcagtagtgatgcagagcatttttatatgactacagatagcttcagttgcttcatctgaaaactgcctgttcatatcctttaaccgtttatcaattggggattgactcttatttctataaagttgactcagttctctatatatttaagaaatgactcctttattagagaaacttgcctTAATTTTTTCACACTTATGATTatgtatatttcccttcatcctattttcctctTGCTTAtctactctccctttctcttttaatcctgtccatcttccagtgttttgcttctgactactgcttcCTGCAGTGCATCTTTTTATCAcacctttctttctcttattcccttcctctcctgcttttctgtagggtaagatagatgaccatacccaactgagtgtctGTTATTCTGTTTTTGAGTCAATTGAATGTAAATGAAAGTAAATGATCAAgtcctttccccacctcccccatcttcctctgcactataaaaattttttgtgctttcatgtgagataatttaccacattctacctttcctgttcctcttcttccagtgtatttctctttctcactccttaattttttttagatatcattagatgccattccattcaattcaattcacactTGTACCCTTATTTAAACTCCTACTAACTGCCCTGATAATAAGaaaattcttaagagttacaagtgccagctttccatgtaggagtggaAACAATTTAATGTTACtgaatctcttatgatttttatttcctgtttaccttgttatGTTTTTcaaatcttgtatttgaaagatcacttttctattcaactctggtcttttcatcaggaatgcttgaaagtcttctcttACCATAAATGTGCACTTTTTccccctgtaggattatattcagttttggtgggtaggtgattcttgaatTTTACCCtggctcctttgccctctggattaTCATGTGCCAAATCCTGAGatgctttaatgtagaagccgTTCTGTTATCTTGACTGAGGCTTTGTGGTATCtgatttgtttgcttttgttttcctcaacatttgtattattttctccttgacctgggagctgtgaaatacaatattcctggaagtttttattttcagatctctttcaggagatattcagatgaattctttcaattttctttttttgcactctagttctaagatatcaggacagttttccttgatattttcattttttgatagaggctttcaagtagtccagtaattcttaaattatctctcattgaTCTATTtcccatgtcagttgtttttctgatgagatatttcatattttcttctcttttttcatccttttgattttattttattgtttcttgatgtcacaTGGACCCCATTAGCTTCCACTGgtgcaattctatttttttaggaatcatcttcagtgagtttttgtacctcctttttgtACCGCCAGTTCcactttttcagttcttttctttagtgatttttttttgtatttcttttttctctgtgacCAGTTCTGCCTTTCatggcattcttctcttcattggattttggtatatcttttttttcccatttggtcaaTATTGCTTTTCTAAAAGTTCTCTTCAGTGggtttttatacttttttaaaaaaaaccatttggcctattctattgtgtatttttttaaagattttttaaaactatttttgtgcctcctttactaaaccgtcaattctttttttcatcactctcatttctttttttttttttcattttttcttctgcctttgttgcttgatttttaaaattctttcgagctcttccaagaattatttttgggcctgagaccaattcattattttctttaagtcTTTTGATCTAACagttttgactttgctttcttcttctgagtttatgttttgatcttctctttcaCCATAGTGACTTTTCATGgtcaggatttttttctcttatttgctcatttctccaaactgtcttttgacttttaaagtaaTGTGAATGTTGGACAGGTTATGCTCCCAGGTTGGAGGGAGCACTGTTCCAAACTTCAGGgtttagtttttctttgtttgtgcAACTTATCTCAGAGCTAGTTCTTGGGgtttataagttttcagttcttccaaggtagtatgatctaagaagaggtatATTTACTACtctgctggactgtgctctggtctgtaagaaaccacaaacactcttttccaccctggaacttGACCCAGGACTTTGACTCAGATCTGCATATGGGAAATACAACAGAGTCacgcacccagtgccagcaaagggacccttGTAATTTTCTTCTATCCAGTTGTCTGagtcccttaccatctgtggactgaaCGCTCTGAAAGTTACAACTGCAGCCTCTAAACCAGTCACCCCCCCAAGGTCTGATGAAGGTTTATGGGGCAAAGTCTGTGCTGGTATAACCTAGGCTGAACTGTGTTCCACTCTCACCCTGGTGGGTCAGACCTTTCCTACCAATGTTTTGAGTTGTGCAGGGCTTGAAAATTATTTCATCcaatcattttgtgggttctacccctccagaatttgtttcaaggctttattaaaaaaagttatttaggGGCAAATTTGGGAGAGCTTAGTCAAGTCCTTGCCAtctctctgtcatcttggctcccacaAAATATTACTAAAGGGGTAATAATCAGACTAGGCTAAATTGCATGAGGATAATACAGGCATGAAGGAATGCAAGATTGGCAGGAATTGAGTTTACCTCATGGAAGACTTCACATAAGGAAACATGGActaatattttacaaaaatagaagtatgtatcTGTCTCTCTTCTAGCAGGAGCTTGTTCCGAGAAGTCCTCACAAATAGCCTCCAGTTAGAAGATGGTATTATTGGATAAATCTACTATTTGATTGCCCTGTCCTGTCCTTCAATTAATTCATCAAGACACTGGCTGTGGACATGCTTCCCTTCATGGCATGCTAGTTTTAATTATCTCCCAATCTTCTGCCAAGAAACTTCATGGATTCTGTGTCCAAGATCTCTTTTATGGCTCATTTCCTCCTTGTCTTCTTCCTTTGGGCTCTCTGGGCTAATGGAACCACATTACCACTGTCCAGACAAATATAACAGAGTTAACCTTGAGTCTTGTGTAAAAAGACTGAAGAGAAAAGATACAATGCATATCACTGTGGGGGGAGGACGGATTTGAGATATATAACTTTCTAACTGTAGAGTGATCCTGACTAGCAATATCAACCCTGAGCATGTACAGGCAAAATATAGGGTCTAATCTCTTTTTTACCCATTCCAGTCGGTCAGTGCACACCTACAGTTCCATAATTCCTACTTTCCAATCAGCTGTGACAAGTGACTCCACACCACTGCAGTCTCAGGGATACCTCCAGGCCACAGGATGATGTACATGAGGACTGCCCCTACTTGTACTGGTTTTAAGTTTACATCATATTTTGATGTCAGGAACTTCACCTCTAGGAGTCTAGGTTTTTTACTCCTtgatcactttttttctcttctactttgacCTATTAGAAGTACTAAATCAGGGAAATCACCTCTTGTGTTCATttaccttcaagtatttgaaggactataaTGTGGTACAAATGCTGGActtattcttcctgacttcagcggGTAGAACTAGGAGCTAAGGGTAGATATTGCAGAGACAGATTTCATTTTGACAGAAGGTAAACTTGTGAGCAATAAGGATCATCTAACAGTGGAAGAGTCTGCTTCAGAAAGGAGGGGCTTCACTGGAGGGTCCCAATTAGAGGCTGAACAGCCACATATCCCACACACAATAGAGATCATCTTTGATATGCTGCAGGTTGGTCTAGAAGACCTCTGAAGTACCTTTTAACTCTGAGTTTCTGTAATTCTAAGAAGTTCATCTATCCTTTGTTAGCAAGTGGATATTTGCAAAGTTCCTCTACAAATCTGACATCATGTCTAGTATGCTGAGTAGCAATTCTAGTTCTTCCAGCTTTCTGCTTACAGGTTTCCCTGGCTTGGAGTGGGCCCACCACTGGATCTCTATCCCTGTTTTTACTGTGTATTTGGCTGCCATACTGGGTAATGCTACAATCATCCACATTGTCCGCACTGACCCTTCCTTGCACCAGCCAATGTATTACTTCCTAGCAATGCTGGCAAGTACAGACCTAGGCCTGTGTGTGTCTACCATGCCTACAGTGCTGGGGGTTCTGTGGCTTGATTTCTGCAGCATCCACCTCTATGCCTGTGTCTTCCAGCTCTATGTTGtccattccttctctctcatggAATCAGCCATGCTCTTTGCCATGGCCTATGACCGCTTTGTTGCCATCACCAATCCACTGAGGTATCCCACCATGCTCACCAGTTCCCGGGTGGTGAAGATCACAGTAGTCCTAGGGCTCCAGAGCACCATGCTTATCATACCTCCAGGCTTACGGTTGCTCTGGTTTTCCTATTGCCACCATAACACCCTCTCCCACTCTTACTGCTTGCATCAGGATATGATCCGCCTATCCTGTTCTAATACACAATTCAACAGCTTATATGCCTTGACAGTCATCTTACTCTTGATGGGGTCAGATTTCCTCTTCATCTTGCTTTCCTACGTCATGATCTTTCACTCTGTTTTGACTATTGCATCCCATAAGGAGCAGCTAAAGGCCCTTAATACATGTGTGTCCCACATTTTGGCTGTTCTGTGCTTCTATATCCCAGTGCTGGGTCTTTCAATTGTGCACCGGTTTGCTAGGCATTCCTCACCCATCATACACATTGTAATGGGCAATGTATACATCCTCTTCCCACCTCTGATGAATCCTATCATCTACAGCATCAAGACCCAACAGATTCGCAGGGCTATTATCAGGATCATCTCTTTGAGACAAGTCAGATAATTATAGTCTCTTCAGCTCAGAGGATACAATTCAAAGCAATCATTGGTGAAATACAGTAatgcaacaacaaaaacattttcttctgaACCTTGACCTCATTCTTCCACAAATATAGATGCATTTGTTGAGAAGAGACTTAATACATATCCTGCATAGTCACAATGAAGTAGTTGGGGCACACAGAGAGAATACATAGGTCCTGCACAAATGAATGGCTAGAAAATTCATGTTTCTAACATTGGAGAGCAACTGATCAATGTCTTCTAGTGATTA
Proteins encoded:
- the LOC140508725 gene encoding olfactory receptor 51V1-like, giving the protein MSSMLSSNSSSSSFLLTGFPGLEWAHHWISIPVFTVYLAAILGNATIIHIVRTDPSLHQPMYYFLAMLASTDLGLCVSTMPTVLGVLWLDFCSIHLYACVFQLYVVHSFSLMESAMLFAMAYDRFVAITNPLRYPTMLTSSRVVKITVVLGLQSTMLIIPPGLRLLWFSYCHHNTLSHSYCLHQDMIRLSCSNTQFNSLYALTVILLLMGSDFLFILLSYVMIFHSVLTIASHKEQLKALNTCVSHILAVLCFYIPVLGLSIVHRFARHSSPIIHIVMGNVYILFPPLMNPIIYSIKTQQIRRAIIRIISLRQVR